A genomic segment from Agrobacterium vitis encodes:
- the bamA gene encoding outer membrane protein assembly factor BamA, which produces MKAGSKFLNAVSAIALSAGVVSLSAGLAVVASASVANAALIQRIDVRGATRVGTEAVRSNLTIQPGKAFSNSDIDDSVKRLYATGYFSDVKISVSGSALVVTVNENQLVNQVVFNGNRKIKDDKLSTVVQTQPLGPYSQELIQADIARIKQAYAAIGRSEVEVTTQTAPVGPGRVNLAFIVNEGDRTKIAAINFVGNHAYGDSRLAAVITTKKSNPLSFLTRKDVYNDDKLKADEEALRQFYYNHGYADFRITSSDAALNEQTNEYTVNITVDEGQRYKFSDINVESSVEGVDPTELKGLVTTSPGGVYSAREIQKSMEAIQQRVSAKGYPFARVVPRGNRDMGNGTIGVTYMVDQGERAYVERIEVKGNTRTRDYVIRREFDISEGDAFNQEVITRAKRRLEALGYFSSVNITTAQGSAPDRVIIVVNVEDQSTGSFGIGAGYSVGGDGLILEASVEEKNFLGRGQYIRIAAGAGTDDSQTYNLSFTEPYFLGYRLAVGFDLFKSSTSSNDYYDYNEQGGTLRVTAPITEDLATTFRYTYKQIKYKGVDDWTTSLSQPYQDLINGSPWVVSSISQTFTYNTLDDRNLPHEGIYATFTHEFAGLGGDSEYYKLYGKARIFKSLSDEHDIIGSLSAGAGHVMATGDNLNVFDQFQIGGKEIRGFENNGIGVRMPNSNDDSLGGTTYFTASAEASMPIPGVPQDAGFRIAVFSDAGTLYGNEVKNSAGAQGTDMAWRASVGAGIVWASPFGPLRFDYAQPILKEDYDKVQQFRFSIANQF; this is translated from the coding sequence ATGAAGGCTGGTTCAAAGTTTTTGAACGCGGTGTCAGCGATTGCGCTGTCTGCTGGTGTAGTTTCGTTAAGTGCAGGCCTCGCAGTTGTGGCATCTGCCTCTGTTGCCAATGCGGCGTTGATCCAGCGGATTGATGTGCGTGGCGCGACGCGTGTCGGGACGGAGGCTGTTCGTTCCAACTTGACGATCCAGCCTGGAAAGGCCTTTTCCAATTCCGACATCGACGATTCGGTGAAGCGTCTTTACGCCACGGGTTATTTTTCCGATGTGAAGATTTCGGTTTCCGGCAGCGCGCTGGTGGTTACGGTCAACGAGAACCAGTTGGTCAACCAGGTCGTGTTCAACGGCAACCGGAAGATCAAAGACGACAAGCTGTCGACGGTTGTCCAGACTCAGCCGCTCGGTCCTTATAGCCAGGAACTCATCCAGGCTGATATTGCCCGCATCAAGCAGGCCTATGCCGCCATCGGCCGCAGTGAAGTCGAAGTGACTACTCAGACCGCGCCGGTTGGTCCAGGCCGCGTCAATCTCGCCTTTATCGTCAATGAAGGTGATCGTACCAAAATCGCTGCCATCAACTTCGTCGGCAATCACGCCTATGGCGATAGCCGCCTTGCGGCTGTTATCACCACCAAGAAATCCAATCCTTTGTCGTTCCTGACCCGTAAGGATGTCTATAACGACGATAAGTTGAAGGCTGACGAGGAAGCTCTGCGTCAGTTCTATTACAATCATGGTTATGCCGATTTCCGGATCACGTCTTCGGATGCCGCGCTTAACGAGCAGACCAACGAATATACCGTCAACATCACGGTTGACGAAGGTCAGCGTTACAAATTCTCCGACATCAATGTCGAAAGCTCTGTTGAAGGCGTGGACCCGACTGAGTTGAAGGGTCTCGTGACGACGTCGCCGGGCGGCGTCTACAGCGCTCGCGAAATCCAGAAGTCGATGGAAGCAATCCAGCAGCGTGTTTCCGCCAAGGGTTATCCGTTTGCCCGTGTTGTTCCGCGCGGCAATCGCGATATGGGCAATGGCACGATTGGCGTCACCTATATGGTCGATCAGGGCGAGCGCGCCTATGTCGAGCGCATCGAGGTCAAGGGCAACACCCGCACCCGCGATTACGTCATCCGCCGCGAATTCGATATCAGCGAAGGTGACGCTTTCAACCAGGAAGTCATTACCCGCGCTAAGCGCCGTCTTGAAGCGCTGGGCTATTTTAGCTCGGTTAATATCACAACGGCTCAGGGCAGTGCGCCAGACCGCGTCATCATTGTCGTCAATGTTGAAGACCAGTCGACCGGCTCGTTCGGTATCGGCGCTGGCTACTCCGTTGGTGGCGATGGCCTGATCCTCGAAGCGTCGGTGGAAGAAAAGAACTTCCTCGGTCGCGGTCAGTATATCCGTATAGCGGCTGGTGCCGGTACGGATGACAGCCAGACCTACAATCTGTCGTTCACGGAGCCCTACTTCCTCGGCTACCGCCTCGCTGTTGGTTTTGACCTGTTCAAGAGCAGCACGAGCAGCAACGACTATTACGATTACAACGAACAAGGTGGTACTCTGCGCGTCACTGCGCCGATTACTGAAGATCTGGCAACGACGTTCCGCTACACGTACAAGCAGATCAAGTACAAGGGCGTCGACGACTGGACCACGTCACTTTCGCAGCCCTATCAGGACCTCATCAACGGCAGCCCATGGGTCGTGTCTTCGATTTCGCAGACCTTTACCTATAACACGCTGGATGATCGCAATCTGCCGCACGAAGGCATCTATGCGACCTTCACCCACGAGTTTGCTGGTCTCGGTGGCGATTCCGAGTACTACAAGCTCTATGGTAAGGCCCGTATCTTCAAGAGCCTGTCGGACGAACATGATATTATCGGATCGCTTTCTGCCGGCGCCGGCCATGTTATGGCTACAGGCGACAACCTGAATGTCTTCGACCAGTTCCAGATCGGCGGTAAGGAAATCCGCGGCTTTGAGAACAATGGTATTGGTGTTCGTATGCCGAACAGCAACGACGACTCCCTGGGTGGCACCACCTACTTCACCGCTTCTGCTGAAGCGAGCATGCCTATTCCAGGCGTTCCGCAGGATGCAGGCTTCCGCATCGCTGTCTTCTCGGATGCCGGTACGCTTTACGGTAATGAAGTGAAGAACAGTGCTGGAGCACAGGGCACAGATATGGCATGGCGTGCATCTGTTGGTGCCGGTATCGTCTGGGCATCTCCTTTCGGTCCGCTGCGCTTCGATTACGCACAGCCTATCCTCAAGGAAGATTACGACAAGGTGCAGCAGTTCCGATTCTCCATTGCGAACCAGTTCTGA
- the rseP gene encoding RIP metalloprotease RseP has translation MAVIGFLTGYIIPFVLVLSLIVFVHEMGHYLVGRWSGIRILAFSLGFGPELIGFNDRHGTRWKLSAIPLGGYVRFFGDADASSKTDTAEFEALSPEDRARTLNGAKLWKRAATVAAGPIANFLLAILIFSVTFSLYGKPVSDPVVAEVKPASAAAEAGVQPGDILVALDGSSVKTFDDVVRYVSVRPLVPIVVTVKRGESQVDLSMTPRRTETTDRFGNKMEVGQIGIMTTAASGNFRVEKLGAIDSVRAGVEQTWNIVTGTYDYLANLFAGRMNADQLGGPIRVAQASGQVATLGVVALLQLAAVLSVSIGLLNLMPVPVLDGGHLILYALEAVRGKPVSAGAQEIAFKVGMVMILSLMVFATWNDISRLIG, from the coding sequence ATGGCTGTTATCGGTTTCCTGACGGGTTATATCATTCCCTTCGTTCTGGTCCTGTCGCTGATCGTTTTCGTGCATGAAATGGGCCATTATCTGGTTGGGCGCTGGTCGGGCATCAGGATTCTCGCATTCTCTCTGGGATTTGGTCCGGAACTGATCGGCTTCAATGACCGCCACGGCACGCGCTGGAAACTGAGCGCCATTCCCTTGGGTGGCTATGTGCGCTTCTTCGGTGATGCCGATGCGTCCAGCAAGACAGATACCGCTGAGTTTGAGGCGCTGAGCCCTGAGGACCGCGCCCGCACACTGAACGGCGCAAAATTGTGGAAAAGGGCAGCCACCGTTGCCGCTGGGCCAATTGCTAATTTCCTGCTGGCAATTTTAATTTTTTCGGTAACCTTCAGCCTTTATGGAAAGCCCGTTTCCGATCCTGTCGTGGCAGAGGTCAAGCCTGCGAGCGCGGCGGCTGAAGCCGGTGTGCAGCCGGGAGACATCCTGGTGGCGCTCGATGGCAGCAGCGTCAAGACCTTCGACGATGTGGTCCGCTATGTGAGTGTTCGCCCGCTTGTGCCAATCGTCGTCACCGTCAAGCGTGGTGAATCCCAGGTGGATCTATCGATGACGCCGCGCCGGACCGAAACCACCGACCGTTTTGGCAACAAAATGGAAGTGGGCCAGATCGGCATTATGACTACGGCTGCCAGCGGCAATTTTCGTGTGGAAAAACTAGGGGCTATCGATTCGGTCCGTGCCGGTGTCGAACAGACCTGGAATATCGTCACCGGCACCTATGATTATCTGGCCAACCTGTTTGCTGGGCGGATGAATGCCGATCAGCTGGGGGGACCTATCAGGGTCGCGCAGGCGTCTGGTCAGGTTGCGACACTTGGTGTTGTGGCTTTGCTGCAATTGGCGGCAGTTTTGTCGGTTTCCATTGGGTTACTGAACCTTATGCCGGTTCCGGTGCTTGATGGCGGCCATTTAATCCTCTATGCGCTAGAAGCAGTACGTGGAAAACCAGTCAGTGCCGGTGCGCAGGAAATCGCGTTCAAGGTAGGGATGGTCATGATTCTGTCGCTGATGGTGTTCGCTACATGGAACGATATCAGCCGGTTGATTGGCTGA
- a CDS encoding phosphatidate cytidylyltransferase, with protein sequence MTRELRLRILSSIVMVAVVLAATWTGDLPFRGLAAVIGLAVFWEWSTMTRLGEVSIRGLAIGWLSVAVIAGNVVAGDTSLSLPLLSGFTLTLVFLTFLRRWSWWLAGGVFYAGACIVTLASIRDDDAIGFVAMLFVFVIVWSTDIFAYFVGRTLGGPKLAPRISPGKTWSGAIGGTVAAIIGGYAVTASYFTVYGWWIPALALVLSICSQMGDLFESFVKRRCGAKDSSHLIPGHGGVMDRVDGLATASFAAFMIAMAVAAINNGVTDSVGGLLFDFAGH encoded by the coding sequence ATGACCAGAGAACTCAGGCTCCGTATCTTGTCTTCCATCGTCATGGTCGCGGTGGTGCTTGCCGCCACCTGGACCGGTGACCTGCCTTTCCGGGGGCTCGCCGCCGTCATCGGCCTTGCCGTGTTCTGGGAATGGTCGACGATGACCCGGCTCGGCGAGGTCAGTATCCGCGGTCTTGCCATCGGCTGGCTTTCGGTTGCGGTCATTGCCGGCAATGTTGTGGCGGGCGATACCTCTTTAAGTCTCCCCTTGCTTTCCGGGTTCACACTGACGCTGGTTTTCCTTACATTTTTGCGTCGCTGGTCCTGGTGGCTTGCCGGTGGCGTATTTTATGCCGGAGCCTGTATCGTCACTTTGGCGTCCATTCGCGATGATGATGCCATCGGCTTTGTCGCCATGCTTTTTGTCTTCGTCATTGTCTGGAGCACGGATATTTTCGCCTATTTCGTCGGGCGCACGCTCGGTGGCCCGAAGCTGGCGCCCCGCATATCGCCCGGCAAGACCTGGTCCGGCGCCATCGGCGGCACCGTGGCGGCCATCATCGGCGGGTATGCTGTGACGGCATCCTATTTCACGGTCTATGGCTGGTGGATACCTGCGCTGGCGCTGGTCTTGTCAATTTGTAGCCAAATGGGAGACCTGTTTGAATCCTTCGTCAAGCGCCGCTGCGGCGCCAAGGATTCCAGTCATCTGATACCCGGCCACGGCGGTGTGATGGATCGGGTCGACGGGCTGGCGACCGCAAGCTTCGCGGCATTTATGATTGCTATGGCTGTTGCTGCGATCAACAACGGAGTGACCGATTCGGTTGGCGGACTGTTGTTCGATTTCGCCGGTCACTGA
- a CDS encoding isoprenyl transferase — translation MTTLDISAVPEHVAIIMDGNGRWANQRGMPRAYGHRQGMEALQTVVRTAGEIGVRYLTLFAFSSENWRRPETEITDLFGLLKTFVRRDLAELRANNVRVRIIGERSSLKSDILKLLIEAEETTRTNTGMTMVIAFNYGARDEMTRAVSALVRDVQAGLLPASAITPEAISARLDTAGIPDPDLIIRTSGEERLSNFLLWQAAYSELIFVPEYWPDFSRENFLATLELYASRNRRFGGLAPAAAVVAGS, via the coding sequence ATGACGACTTTGGATATTTCCGCCGTTCCTGAGCACGTTGCCATCATTATGGATGGCAATGGACGCTGGGCCAATCAGCGCGGCATGCCGCGCGCTTATGGCCACCGGCAGGGAATGGAAGCCTTGCAGACCGTGGTTCGCACGGCAGGCGAAATCGGCGTGCGCTATCTGACCCTGTTTGCGTTTTCATCGGAAAACTGGCGCAGGCCGGAAACCGAGATCACCGACCTGTTCGGTTTGCTCAAGACTTTCGTGCGACGTGATCTCGCCGAGCTCCGCGCCAATAACGTCCGGGTGCGGATCATCGGTGAGCGCAGCTCGCTGAAGAGCGACATTCTCAAGCTGTTGATCGAGGCAGAGGAGACCACCCGCACCAATACCGGCATGACCATGGTGATTGCCTTCAATTATGGTGCGCGCGATGAGATGACCAGGGCGGTCTCAGCCCTGGTGCGCGATGTGCAGGCAGGGCTTTTACCGGCCAGCGCGATCACACCGGAGGCGATTTCGGCCAGATTGGATACGGCGGGAATACCCGACCCGGATCTGATCATCCGCACCAGCGGCGAGGAACGTCTGTCGAATTTCCTGCTCTGGCAGGCTGCTTATTCCGAATTGATTTTCGTCCCGGAATATTGGCCCGATTTTAGCCGCGAGAATTTTTTGGCGACCTTGGAACTTTATGCCTCCCGCAATCGGCGGTTCGGCGGCCTGGCACCTGCCGCCGCCGTGGTTGCCGGATCGTAG
- the frr gene encoding ribosome recycling factor has protein sequence MTAGIDLNDIKRRMDGAINAFKSDLASLRTGRASANILDPVMVEAYGSRVALNTVANITVPEPRMLGVSIWDKSMVGAVDRAIRESNLGLNPIVDGQNLRIPLPELNEERRKSLVKVAHGYAENSKVAIRHVRRDGMDSLKKAEKDGEIGKDDARSLSEKLQKMTDDTISDIDRLLAEKEKEIMQV, from the coding sequence ATGACAGCAGGTATTGATCTCAACGATATCAAGCGCCGTATGGATGGCGCGATCAACGCATTCAAGAGCGACCTCGCCTCGTTGCGCACCGGTCGCGCCTCGGCCAACATTCTCGACCCGGTCATGGTTGAAGCCTATGGTTCGCGCGTGGCGCTGAACACCGTGGCCAATATCACCGTGCCGGAACCGCGCATGCTGGGTGTCTCCATCTGGGACAAGAGCATGGTTGGTGCGGTTGACAGGGCAATCCGGGAATCCAATCTCGGCCTCAACCCGATTGTCGACGGCCAAAACCTGCGCATTCCCCTGCCGGAGCTGAACGAAGAGCGCCGCAAGTCGCTGGTCAAGGTGGCGCATGGTTATGCCGAAAACTCGAAAGTCGCGATCCGCCATGTTCGCCGCGATGGTATGGACAGCCTGAAGAAGGCTGAAAAAGATGGCGAAATCGGTAAGGATGATGCGCGAAGCCTTTCGGAAAAGCTGCAAAAGATGACGGATGACACGATTTCCGATATCGATCGCTTGCTTGCTGAAAAGGAAAAGGAAATCATGCAGGTCTAA
- the pyrH gene encoding UMP kinase, which translates to MTSKPIYQRVLLKASGEALMGSQGFGIDVAVADRIAGDIAEARAMGVEVGVVVGGGNIFRGVAVASKGGDRVTGDHMGMLGTVINALALATSLRKLDIDTVVLSAIAMPEICESFSQRVAVHHLSQGRVVIFAGGTGNPFFTTDSAAALRAAEMGAQAIFKGTQVDGIYTADPKKDPTATRFDHITHAEVLEKGLAVMDVTAVALARENRIPIIVFSIHEKGGFSAILQGGGVKTVVNDD; encoded by the coding sequence ATGACCTCCAAGCCCATTTATCAACGAGTTCTCCTCAAAGCCTCCGGTGAAGCCCTGATGGGCAGCCAGGGCTTCGGCATTGATGTCGCGGTTGCCGACCGGATCGCTGGCGATATCGCAGAGGCGCGCGCCATGGGCGTCGAAGTCGGCGTCGTGGTCGGCGGCGGCAATATCTTTCGCGGCGTGGCCGTCGCCTCCAAGGGCGGCGACCGGGTAACCGGTGACCATATGGGCATGCTCGGCACGGTCATCAATGCGCTGGCGCTGGCAACCTCGCTGCGCAAGCTGGACATCGACACCGTGGTGCTTTCGGCCATTGCCATGCCGGAAATCTGTGAGAGTTTTTCGCAGCGCGTCGCGGTTCATCATCTGTCGCAAGGCAGGGTGGTGATTTTCGCTGGCGGCACCGGCAATCCATTCTTCACCACCGATTCTGCCGCAGCCCTGCGCGCTGCCGAAATGGGTGCGCAGGCGATTTTCAAAGGCACCCAGGTGGACGGCATTTATACCGCCGACCCGAAGAAAGACCCGACAGCCACCCGCTTCGACCATATTACCCATGCTGAAGTGCTCGAAAAGGGTCTGGCGGTGATGGATGTCACCGCCGTTGCCCTGGCGCGGGAAAACCGGATCCCAATCATTGTCTTCTCCATCCACGAAAAAGGTGGCTTCAGCGCCATCCTGCAAGGCGGCGGTGTGAAAACAGTCGTTAATGACGATTGA
- the tsf gene encoding translation elongation factor Ts: MTEITAAMVKELREKTGAGMMDCKKALAENGGDMEASIDWLRAKGIAKADKKSGRTAAEGLIGIASAGTTAVVVEVNSETDFVARNDAFQDMVRGISTVALSTDGTVDAINAANYAATGKTVADSIKDAIATIGENMALRRATQLKVEDGVVATYVHNAVSDGLGKLGVLVALKSTGNKEALNTIGRQIAMHVAATNPLAVRAEEVDAAVAERERNVFIEQSRESGKPENIIEKMVEGRMRKFFEDVALLSQAFVINPDQTVAAALKEAEKDVGAPIEITGIARLLLGEGIEKEESDFAAEVAAVAKG, from the coding sequence ATGACCGAGATCACTGCTGCAATGGTGAAGGAACTGCGCGAAAAGACCGGCGCAGGCATGATGGATTGCAAGAAGGCGCTGGCTGAAAACGGCGGCGACATGGAAGCATCCATCGACTGGCTGCGCGCCAAGGGCATTGCCAAGGCCGACAAGAAGTCCGGCCGTACCGCAGCCGAAGGCCTGATCGGTATTGCCAGCGCCGGCACCACCGCCGTTGTCGTCGAAGTGAATTCCGAAACCGACTTCGTTGCCCGCAACGACGCCTTCCAGGACATGGTTCGCGGCATTTCCACCGTCGCACTCTCCACCGACGGCACTGTCGATGCCATCAATGCAGCAAACTATGCCGCGACTGGCAAGACGGTTGCTGATTCGATCAAGGATGCGATTGCCACCATCGGTGAGAACATGGCGCTTCGCCGTGCAACACAGTTGAAGGTTGAAGACGGCGTTGTCGCCACCTACGTTCACAACGCTGTATCGGACGGCCTCGGCAAGCTCGGCGTGCTGGTTGCCCTGAAGTCGACCGGCAACAAGGAAGCACTCAACACCATCGGTCGTCAGATCGCCATGCATGTTGCCGCCACCAACCCGTTGGCCGTGCGCGCTGAAGAAGTAGACGCCGCTGTTGCCGAACGCGAGCGCAATGTGTTCATCGAGCAGTCGCGCGAATCGGGCAAGCCGGAAAACATCATCGAAAAGATGGTTGAAGGCCGGATGCGCAAGTTCTTCGAAGACGTTGCCCTGCTGTCGCAGGCTTTCGTTATCAACCCCGACCAGACCGTTGCTGCTGCCCTCAAGGAAGCGGAAAAGGACGTCGGCGCGCCGATCGAGATCACCGGCATCGCCCGTCTGCTGCTGGGTGAAGGAATCGAGAAGGAAGAAAGCGATTTCGCCGCCGAAGTGGCGGCTGTCGCCAAGGGCTGA